GCGAAAGCCCCGCCCAAGAGCCAGGTGAAGCGTGGCGGTCTGAGCCACATGCCGAGCAGCGCGACGGCGAGCACCGCAAAGTGCCAGGCGTTTGGCGGCGGAACCGCGAACGCGAGCCAGCGTGCCGACGCACCGGCGTGCGCGACACCGCGCACCCACAGCAGCGCCCCAGACGCAGCCAGTGCGATCCCGCGACCCAGCCCCGGAACTCCGCTCACGAGCGGGTGGATCAGACAGAGCGGAAGGGCGATCGCCTCACCGATGGGCGCCGCGAAACCGTTGGCGAGCACACCTGCCAGGGTTTGTTCGGGCGCCAAGAGCGCGAGGAGCGGCGCGCAAGGAATCATCGCGGACAACGTGGTGCCGATGGAGCCGACCACGAGGCGACAGGGAGCCCAGGTCAGCCGCTCGACACGCCGATTGAACGGTTGACCGAGCACGATGAGGCCCACGGTTGCACCTGCCGAGAGCAAGAACGAGACGTCGAAGGGCAGCAGCGGATCGACGAGGGTGCCACCGATGAGTGAGGCACCCAGCGTGCGCTCGGGGCGCGCGTGTCGCCCGGCCGCGCGTACGAAGTACGCAAACGCGAGCATCCAGGCCGCGCGCCACGCCGAGCCACTTCCGCCGGCAAAATCGGCGTAGATCAGCGCAATCGGCACACCAGCCGCCGCCGCAAGACGCGCCGCCTCGACCCGGGCTGCGAGGGCCTCGAGACGAACCAGAATCGCGGCGAGCGCGCGCACCAGCGCCGCGACCGCAAACACGAGGTGGGTGCCACTCACGGCCAACAAGTGCGACAGCCCACTCAGTCGGAAGGCGCGATCGTCCTCCGGTTCGAGATCGTTTTCACCGAGCACGAGCGCCCGCGCGAGCGGCGCCGCGGCGGGAGCAAAGGAGCGATCGATGGCGGCCCGCGCGTGGTTCCGAGCGCCGTCGATCAGTGACGCCAGGGTCGTTCGACGCTGCACCCGCTCCGCACTCAGCAGCATGCCGCTCAACGTCACCCCTTGCCGCGCCGCGCCGGGCGCCGGATCCGGCAGCTCCTTGTTTCGGAAGAGCTGGATCGGCGCCAGCTGCGCGACGACCTCGAGCCGATCGCCACGCCGGAGATCCGCCGCGCCACCGTAGACGCGCGCAACCTGCGCCGCCTTTGCTTGACCCTCACACTCGAGCGCATCGAGCTCGGCAATGAAACTCATCGCGTCCCCTCGGCGGGTCGGCGAGCTTCGCACCGTCGCCGTTGCGGCGCAGCGCAGCGGTTCGTTCACCGCCGCGCGGGCATCGAGCCACGCTCCCCGCCAGCGCTCCAGCGCGAAGTGCGCGTTGAAGGCTCCGGCCAGGAGCGCCGCAACTGCGAGCGCGAGCACTCCCGGACGAAAACGGCCGAAAGAGAGCGCAAAAACGCCGAGAAACCCCAGCGCCGACGGACCTGGCGCAACAACGGCCAAGGGCCCCGCAGCCAACGCGAGCGCCACGGCCAGGAGTGGATCGACTCTCACTCCACTCGTGCTGAGCAAACATCGCGCCGAGCCGCCACTCGCTCACAAACGACAACGGCGCCCGAGGGAAACTCGGACGCCGCGTCGTTTCAGCCAGCGGCCATCGGGCGGCCGCCGGCGCTCTTCG
The genomic region above belongs to Myxococcales bacterium and contains:
- a CDS encoding DNA internalization-related competence protein ComEC/Rec2 — its product is MRVDPLLAVALALAAGPLAVVAPGPSALGFLGVFALSFGRFRPGVLALAVAALLAGAFNAHFALERWRGAWLDARAAVNEPLRCAATATVRSSPTRRGDAMSFIAELDALECEGQAKAAQVARVYGGAADLRRGDRLEVVAQLAPIQLFRNKELPDPAPGAARQGVTLSGMLLSAERVQRRTTLASLIDGARNHARAAIDRSFAPAAAPLARALVLGENDLEPEDDRAFRLSGLSHLLAVSGTHLVFAVAALVRALAAILVRLEALAARVEAARLAAAAGVPIALIYADFAGGSGSAWRAAWMLAFAYFVRAAGRHARPERTLGASLIGGTLVDPLLPFDVSFLLSAGATVGLIVLGQPFNRRVERLTWAPCRLVVGSIGTTLSAMIPCAPLLALLAPEQTLAGVLANGFAAPIGEAIALPLCLIHPLVSGVPGLGRGIALAASGALLWVRGVAHAGASARWLAFAVPPPNAWHFAVLAVALLGMWLRPPRFTWLLGGAFALAMVELAAIRAGHPTGRLRVSVLDVGQGDSLLVDLPDGSLMLVDGGGFVGSPVDPGKSVIAPLLRVRRRRRVDVVVLSHPHPDHFGGLASALERVEVGELWDTGQGEREGAGPVYRQLLAGLRSRGVSVLRPAELCGESRAFGAALVRVLAPCPDFVPGRGQNDNSLVVSLALGAHRALLLGDAEREEEEELVARFGRGLRADLLKLGHHGSRTSSSASLLGAVGPSYAAISCGVRNRFGHPHAQTLEAVAARSIHTLRTDLHGGLSWWTDGAVMRVEVSELIHRR